In a single window of the uncultured Fusobacterium sp. genome:
- the fabG gene encoding 3-oxoacyl-[acyl-carrier-protein] reductase, whose product MDRLKGKIALVTGSARGIGRAVVEKFAAEGAEMVISCDMGEAEYTQANVRHEILNVTDRPAIKEFIAKIVAEYGKIDILINNAGITKDALLQRMTEDQWDAVIDVNLKGVFNMTQAVAPVMSKNKKGSIVTLSSVVGIYGNLAQTNYSATKGGVISMTKTWSKELARRGAIRANCVAPGFIESPMTAVLSESVVAGMMERTPLKRFGTAEDVANAILFLASDEASYITGQVLEVGGGLVI is encoded by the coding sequence GTGGATAGATTAAAAGGAAAAATAGCATTAGTTACAGGAAGTGCAAGAGGAATAGGAAGAGCTGTTGTTGAAAAATTTGCTGCTGAAGGAGCAGAAATGGTAATCTCTTGTGATATGGGTGAAGCTGAATACACTCAAGCAAATGTAAGACATGAAATTTTAAATGTAACAGATAGACCAGCTATAAAAGAATTTATAGCTAAAATAGTAGCAGAATATGGAAAAATAGATATTCTTATTAACAATGCTGGAATCACAAAAGATGCTCTATTACAAAGAATGACTGAAGATCAATGGGATGCAGTTATAGATGTAAACTTAAAAGGAGTATTTAACATGACTCAAGCAGTTGCTCCAGTTATGTCAAAAAATAAAAAAGGATCAATAGTAACTCTTTCATCAGTAGTAGGAATTTATGGAAACCTTGCTCAAACAAACTACTCAGCAACAAAAGGTGGAGTAATTTCAATGACTAAAACTTGGTCAAAAGAACTTGCTAGAAGAGGAGCTATCAGAGCTAACTGTGTAGCACCTGGATTTATTGAAAGTCCAATGACAGCTGTACTTTCTGAAAGTGTAGTTGCTGGAATGATGGAAAGAACACCTCTAAAAAGATTTGGAACTGCTGAAGACGTAGCAAATGCAATACTATTCTTAGCTAGTGATGAAGCATCATACATTACAGGACAAGTTCTTGAAGTTGGTGGAGGATTAGTAATCTAA